A genomic region of Bactrocera dorsalis isolate Fly_Bdor chromosome 3, ASM2337382v1, whole genome shotgun sequence contains the following coding sequences:
- the LOC105229686 gene encoding glutathione S-transferase 1, with translation MSGIILYGNDISPPVRACLLTLKALKLNFEYKHVDILAGEQLTDDFIKHNPQHTVPTLSDNGVWLWDSHAICAYLVDKYAKDDSLYPRDLVLRARVHQRLYFDASILFMSLRCITRPMFKNNVSIVPREKTQGIIEGYTLLEKFLTSAPYLVSDCLTIADFCCVATATSLGGVIELDAKKYPKVSAWIERLKKLPYYEEANGWGCKRYIEILKTRLTAIVS, from the coding sequence ATGTCAGGTATTATTTTATATGGCAACGACATCAGTCCACCAGTCCGCGCATGTTTGCTAACGCTGAAAGCACTAAAACTGAACTTTGAATACAAACATGTAGATATTTTGGCGGGTGAACAATTAACCGATGACTTCATCAAGCACAATCCACAACACACTGTGCCCACTTTGAGTGATAACGGCGTCTGGCTGTGGGACTCGCACGCGATCTGTGCTTATCTTGTCGACAAGTATGCTAAAGACGATTCACTATATCCGCGAGATTTGGTCTTGCGCGCCCGCGTCCATCAGCGACTCTACTTCGATGCCAGCATACTCTTCATGTCATTGCGCTGCATCACACGACCGATGTTCAAGAATAACGTGTCCATCGTGCCGCGTGAAAAGACACAGGGAATTATCGAGGGTTATACTTTGCTAGAGAAGTTCCTGACAAGCGCTCCTTATTTAGTTAGCGATTGTCTGACCATAGCGGATTTTTGTTGTGTTGCCACGGCAACGTCGCTGGGCGGTGTGATCGAATTGGATGCTAAAAAATATCCCAAAGTGAGCGCTTGGATAGAGCGCTTGAAGAAATTGCCATACTACGAGGAAGCAAACGGTTGGGGCTGCAAGAGGTATATAGAGATACTTAAGACACGTCTCACTGCAATTGTATCCTGA
- the LOC105229689 gene encoding glutathione S-transferase 1 → MSSKLILYGTKKSAPTRTVLLTLKALDLDFEFREVNIWAKEQMQPEFVEKNPQHTVPTLEDGAHILVDSHAIAGYLVRKYGKDDTLYPSDFYARAVVDHRLYYEAATLFATCMKQITGPLFQQNITDIPKEKFEQIRNAYTLLETFLTKSAYMAGEHLTIADFSIVSTVSVLSATFVAVDSNKWPKLAEWLKRLEALPYYAEISDAALKEYAELVHSKLPKQYEKLWKKAYEEIKSSRQ, encoded by the coding sequence ATGTCATCGAAATTGATTTTATATGGCACGAAAAAGAGCGCACCGACACGTACCGTCTTGCTCACGCTTAAAGCACTCGATTTAGACTTTGAATTTCGTGAGGTGAACATCTGGGCCAAAGAACAAATGCAGCCGGAATTTGTAGAAAAGAATCCCCAGCACACAGTACCCACGCTTGAGGATGGCGCACACATACTTGTGGACTCACATGCCATTGCCGGTTATCTGGTACGCAAGTACGGCAAGGATGACACACTCTATCCATCAGATTTCTATGCGCGCGCCGTAGTGGATCATCGTTTATACTACGAAGCAGCGACATTGTTTGCCACTTGCATGAAGCAAATCACCGGTCCACTCTTCCAACAGAATATCACCGATATACCAAAAGAGAAGTTCGAGCAAATACGTAATGCCTACACTTTGCTGGAAACATTTCTCACCAAAAGCGCCTATATGGCTGGTGAGCATTTGACCATCGCCGATTTCAGCATCGTTTCGACGGTCAGCGTCTTAAGTGCTACATTTGTTGCTGTCGATAGTAACAAGTGGCCGAAGTTGGCGGAGTGGCTGAAGCGTTTGGAAGCGCTTCCTTACTATGCGGAAATCTCGGACGCTGCTTTGAAGGAATACGCAGAACTGGTGCACAGCAAACTGCCGAAGCAATATGAAAAGTTGTGGAAGAAGGCGTATGAAGAAATCAAAAGTAGTAGACAGTGA